The Dermacentor albipictus isolate Rhodes 1998 colony unplaced genomic scaffold, USDA_Dalb.pri_finalv2 scaffold_34, whole genome shotgun sequence genome segment AATAGCCGACTATGAGCGCCCGGTTTACGCCGAATTTAGGGTTAGTAAGTCACGAACCGTTCATGCTGCAAGAAAGGCATCACACGCCCCATTGACGAGAACTTCACCTGCTACAGCCCGACGTATAGCTGCAAGCACGGCGGAAGATCGCACAAATCCGTGTCAACAGGTGTTCGTCCTAAACAAACGTAAGTATTGACTCCTCCACATACTTAATTCACTTTACTGACCTTTTTACGAATCGTAAAATAATGGCGTTGGGAGAGCATAGCATGGTACAGGAATGGCATACACCACGTGGAAAGCCGTGAATGTATGCGGAAGGAGGAATGCATCTTTACTGCTCCTATGTATCTATTTTACACCGGACATACAAGATCAACTGCCCGGCCCACATTTCCTTCTTTGCCACCAAAGATGGGAAATACTTGGAAGTCATTGAAGTGCTTGACGAACACACTCACACGTTGAGTGAGGTATGTCTATTACACTGCCAGTCAATCAACAAATTAGTTTCCCTTCATCCCATAACTGTACTTTAATTGAAAACTACAAATACCGCCAGGTATGCTTTCCTTgatatctgttggcttcatatggttgtgcCTAACAAGAACGCTGGGGCCCTCGGTCAATCCTTTCATACAAATGAAGTAAATACATGCAGCAGTAGATGAGTTCCTTAATTCGTTCTTCTTCCTTGCAGAAGTGTTTCCAGCACCTGCCACGCCAAAGAAGGCTCAACGAAGAAACGTCTCGCACTCAAAGCTAATAAGAAATGCATACAAGGGCACTTCTTCAATGGTGGGAAGATAATCTCCTGCGTGACCTTCACAACTGAACGACAAACATGCAGGCAGAGAAAGTGCAAAGGTCAATGCTCGACTTCATTGCCTCACGTGAGCAGGAATCTGGCGACACTAAGGACATGCTTGTGGATAGCAATGATGTGCTGGCTAGCCTTTTCTACCAAGATAGTGACATGAGAGCTTTCCAGAGATTGTTTTCGTTGATGCCATTCATAAGACTAATGATAAACGGATGCCATTGTATGTTGTCCTTGTGGAGGATTCCAACGGTAAAAGCCAAACAGTGGCATTGATATTGTGTGCAGGTGAGGACGAGGCAACATTACAAGCATTGTTTTCAAGGTTTAATGTGAACAACCGGTCAACCACGGACACTAATGTTATTATGATTGACTTGTAAGATTTTGTAGAAAGACCTTGAAGACGCTTTCCCTATGCAGTGAGCATTATATGCTTATTTCATGCCCTGCGAACATTTAAAAGGGAGGTGACCATAGAGAAGATGGCTGTCACTAGTCAGATGAGGATGCACATTCTGTAATTATAGCAGAAATCGGGCTACTCTCAAATTGAAAATACCGAGACCTGTAAAAGCTTGCACAACACTGGTTGTGCCAAGGTTCTTCAATATTTCAATGAGAACTGGCACCCGACACACTATGAATGGGTGGAAGGCTTAAAACATCAAGCCACAATCTTTGGAAATTCCACAAATAACCGTGTTGAAGCCACCAATCAGAAGATAATGCAAGTTGTCAAGCTATGTGCGTCTCTCCTCGAGATGTTTTCTGACTTGCTCACTGTCGTGAACAGTCTGCGTCTTGAACGGGATCATAGAGCAATGGAAGCCTGCCTGAAGACCCCAGTGGTGAGAAATTTAACAAGTTGTGAAAAATACTGCAACACCCTGACACCATATGCATTTGCTATAGTCTCCAAGGAACTGAAAAAGGCAAATGAAATGGATTCCTTAGAACAGTATGCTCATCTCGAAATGTCTGAGGAAAGCTGCTCATGCAGTCTATCCAATCCAATGCGCCTGCCATGTAGACACACATTCTTTTACTGTAAAGAGCTTGGTCTACCAATGCTCTTTGACAACGCAACACCAACAAGATGGACAAGAAGCTTTTACAGTCAATCTTGTCGACTCTTTGCCACAGATCCAACTGTTGCAGGCCAAGCTAATGTGGTCTTTATCTAGCTACATGAAAGGTCGTCTCAGAGTGTCAGAAGCATAGACAAACTATGATGATTCTCCTAAATATTGCGACACTTGTT includes the following:
- the LOC139052783 gene encoding uncharacterized protein, which encodes MADNSGRAAAMRVQNSTPNVDFGPTYSCKHGGRSHKSVSTGVRPKQTFPEIVFVDAIHKTNDKRMPLYVVLVEDSNGKSQTVALILCAGEDEATLQALFSRFNVNNRSTTDTNVIMIDL